The region ACCGTCTTTCTGACTACCTTTTTGTATTGGCACGAAAATTGTCTCATGACTTACAAGCAGACGAAGTTAAGTGGATACCAGAAAAAAAGTAAACTACTTTACAAAGTGCTGTTATTAGTAACACTGCAAAACACTTTAGTATCAAGTAGTTTCAGTTTAGAAGACGTTCTTTTTTTTAATGAAAAAAATAATTCACTTTTTACTTGACTATTTAAACTAAAAATTTATTTTTGCAAAAATTAAAACCGCATAAAAAATGTATTGGACATTAGAATTAGCATCTTATTTAAGTGATGCACCTTGGCCAGCAACTAAAGATGAGCTTATTGATTACGCTATTAGAACAGGCGCACCTTTAGAAGTTGTAGAAAACTTACAGTCTATTGAAGACGAAGGTGATTCGTACGACTCCATAGAAGAAATTTGGCCAGATTATCCAACTGATGAAGATTACCTCTGGAATGAGGACGAATATTAATAACCTATAAATAGTATCAAAAAAGTCTCAATTAGAGACTTTTTTTGTGCTTTAAAATTTAGCCAAACGCAGCTAAAAACGTATATTTAAACCCTATTTAAAAGGAATAAATATAAACTACTGTTATTCTGAGCAAAAGAAAGAATTTCATTATATATCAAAATATATCAAACCAAAATGATAATGCTAAGCACTGTCGAAGCATCTCATTATAAAAAAACTAAAACATGAAAGACTTTATATAATAAAGGATTTCATCTTAAATAAAACACAAAACCTATGAGTTTTTTAAATTCCGTACTAAAAGTGTTTGTTGGAGACAAGTCTAAACAAGACGTTAAATCCATCACACCTATAGTAGATAAAATTAAAACCTTTGAAACAGCTTTAGAAGCTTTATCACACGATCAATTACGAGCTAAAACTGCCGAGTTTAAGGCTATTATAGCAGAAGCACGTGAGCCTTACTACACAAAAATAGAAACGCTTAAAACAGAAGCAGAAGCAACTGAAGATATTGACCAACGTGAGGATATCTATCAAGAGATTGATAAAATTAAAGAAGACGCTTACAAAGTAACTGAAGATGTATTAAACCAAATCCTTCCAGAAGCATTTGCTGTTGTTAAAGAAACTGCTAAACGTTTTAAAGACAATACAACTATTACTGTAACTGCTAACGAGTTTGACAGAAGCTTATCTGGAGACAAAGACTTTATAACCTTAGATGGCGACCAAGCTGTATGGTCTAATTCTTGGGATGCTGCTGGTAAAGCCATTACTTGGGACATGGTCCACTATGATGTTCAACTTATTGGTGGTGTTGCGATGCACCAAGGTAAAATTGCAGAGATGCAAACAGGTGAAGGTAAAACTTTAGTAGCAACATTACCTGTCTATTTAAATGCTTTAGCTGGAAATGGTGTGCATTTAGTAACTGTAAACGATTATCTAGCAAAGCGTGATAGTGCTTGGATGGCTCCTATCTTTAACTTTCATGGATTAAGCATCGATTGTATAGACTACCATCAACCAAATAGTGATGCACGTCGAAAAGCCTATAACGCAGATATCACCTATGGTACTAACAACGAGTTTGGTTTTGACTACTTACGTGATAACATGGCACATGCACCAGGAGATTTGGTACAACGTCCTCACCACTACGCGATTGTTGATGAGGTCGATTCGGTATTAATTGATGATGCACGTACGCCTTTAATTATTTCTGGTCCAATCCCTAAAGGTGATGAACACGAGTTTACAGAACTAAAGCCTAAAGTAGAAAACATAGTTGCTGTACAACGCAAATATTTAACCCAAGTCTTAGTTCAAGCTAAAAAATTAATTGCTGAAGGTGATACTAAAGAAGGTGGTTTTCAACTATTACGAGTGTACAGAGGTATCCCTAAAAATAAAGCTTTAATTAAGTTTTTAAGTGAAGAAGGTGTAAAACAAATTCTTCAAAAAACAGAAAACTTTTACATGCAAGACAACAATCGTGAGATGCCTAAGGTAGATGCGGAGTTGTATTATGTTATTGAAGAAAAAACTAATCAAATTGAGTTAACAGATAAAGGGGTTGAATTCCTTTCAGGAAAAGACAATCCAAACTTTTTTGTGATGCCAGAAATTGGTGTTGAAATCGCAAAAATTGAAGCTCAAGGCTTATCAAAAGAAGAAGAAGCTGACGCCAAAGAAGACTTATTTAGAGACTTTGGTGTTAAATCAGAACGAATTCATACCCTAAACCAGTTACTTAAAGCCTATGCTTTATTTGAAAAAGACACGCAATACGTAGTCATGGATAATAAAGTAATGATTGTAGATGAGCAGACTGGTCGTATTATGGATGGTCGTCGTTATAGTGACGGATTACACCAAGCAATTGAAGCTAAAGAAAATGTAAAAATTGAAGATGCAACGCAAACTTTTGCAACGGTAACGCTTCAAAATTACTTTAGAATGTACAAAAAACTGTCTGGAATGACAGGTACTGCTGTTACAGAAGCTGGCGAGTTCTGGGAAATTTACAAATTAGACGTTGTAGAGATTCCAACTAACAGACCAATTGCAAGAGATGACAGACAAGATTTAGTTTACAAAACCAAGCGTGAAAAATACAATGCAGTTATTGATGAGGTGACTAAGTTATCGCAACAAGGTCGTCCTGTATTAATTGGTACAACCAGTGTTGAGATTTCTGAATTGTTAGGAAAAATGCTATCCATTAGAAAAGTACCACACAACGTCTTAAACGCAAAGCAGCATAAAAAAGAGGCAGAAATAGTTGATCAAGCTGGTAAAGCTGGACAAGTTACCATTGCAACCAACATGGCTGGTCGTGGTACAGATATTAAATTATCTGATGAAGTAAAAGCTGCAGGTGGATTGGCAATTATTGGTACAGAACGTCACGATTCGCGTCGTGTAGATAGACAGTTACGTGGTCGTGCTGGTCGTCAAGGAGATCCAGGAAGCTCGCAATTTTACGTGTCGCTAGAAGATAATTTAATGCGTTTGTTTGGTTCAGATCGTATTGCTAAAATGATGGATAGAATGGGATTAAAAGAAGGTGAAGTAATTCAGCATTCTATGATTTCTAAATCTATTGAGCGTGCTCAGAAAAAAGTAGAAGAAAACCAATTTGGTGTTCGTAAGCGATTATTAGAGTATGATGATGTCATGAACTCACAACGTGAAGTAGTTTACAAACGTCGTTATCATGCCTTATTTGGAGAGCGTCTTCGCGTGGATTTAGCCAATATGATTTATGACACATCAGAAGGTATTGCGGAAACTAACAAGGAAGCTAATGACTTTAAGAATTTTGAATTTGAGTTGATTAGATATTTCTCTATGTCCTCACATATTTCTGAAGAAGAGTTTAATAAACTATCTGCTTTAGAGGTTGCACAAACCATTTATAAATCTGCGTTTACACATTACAAACAAAAAATGGAGCGCAATGCAGAAATTGCTTTTCCTGTTATTGAAAACGTATATCTTAATCAACGTGATAAATACAAACGTATAGTCGTACCGTTTACTGATGGTGTAAAAAACTTGCAAGTTGTTACGGATTTAGAAAAAGCATATGAAACTAAAGGAAAGCAATTAGTAACTGACTTTGAGAAAAATATCTCATTAGCTATTATTGATGACGCTTGGAAAACGCATTTACGTAAGATGGACGAGTTAAAGCAATCTGTGCAATTAGCAGTCCATGAGCAAAAAGATCCTTTATTAATTTATAAGTTTGAAGCTTTTGAATTGTTTAAAAGTATGATTGACCAAGTGAATAAAGATGTGATTTCATTTTTATTTAAAGGTGAATTACCTACAGAAACTACAAATGCTATTAGTGAAGCTAGAGAAGTCCGTAAAAAGGAAAATTTACAAACCCAAAAAGATGAAATCCCTAATATGGATGAGCGCGCAGCACAAAGTAGAGCTGCAGGAAACACGCAACGTCAACAACAAGTGGTTGAAACTATTGTTAGAGACCAACCAAAAATTGGACGTAATGATAGAGTAACCATTAAACATGTGATGAGTGGTGAAAACAAAACCTTAAAATATAAACAAGCAGAGCCTTTAATTGCTAAAGGCGAATGGGTTTTGGTTAACGAGTAACCGCTTACACACATTAATTAATACAAATCCTAAAGTACAATACTTTAGGATTTTTTTGTAAATTGAAATACTAACTAACTCAGTATTGAGTATTAATTCTTTATATTATGCTTAAAAATATACTAGCAACTATTGTCGGCTTAGTGATTGCATCAGGAGTCGTCTATCTATTTGAGTCACTAATTGGACATCATTTTTTTCCGTTACCAAAAGGTATAGACCCAATGAATATGGAATCCATAAAAGCAAATATGCATTTAATACCAACAGGAGCCAAAGTATTTGTGGTTATTGGTCATTTTGCTGGGATTATATGTGGGATGTGGATAGCAGGAATAATATCTAAAACAAGTATGATTCCAGCTTACATAGTAGGAGGTGTTATGCTTGCTGCTACTGCCTTTAATATTATTATGCTTCCAAAAGAATTATGGTTTAGTTTGGCAGATGGTTTATTTGCAATTGCAGCTTTTTTCTTTGGAAAATCTTTAGCCAATAGATATGTTTATGGAAAGTTAATTTAGGATTTAATACTATGAAAAAAGTTTATTCAGTAGAAGAATATATAGAAAATAATGCGCACTTTAAAGATGCTTTAGAAACTTTACGAGAACTACTTCTATCCACTAATTTAGAAGAATCCATTAAATGGAGCGCACCAGTATATAGTTACCAAGGTAAAAATGTTGTAGGATTAGGTGCTTTTAAAAATCATTTTTGTTTGTGGTTTTTTAATGGTGTGTTTTTAAAAGATGAACAAAATTTGTTGTACAATGCACAAGAAGGTAAAACCAAAGCCTTACGTCAATTAAGATTTACAGCTATTGACGACATAAACAAACCTATTGTTTTGGCTTACATAAAAGAGGCAATAGACAATCAAAAATTAGGTAAAGAATTAAAACCTGTAAGAGCAACAAAAAAAGATGTCGTTATTCCTACAGAGTTAAAGGATGAATTAAAAAACAATACTGAATTAAACGCTGCATTTAAAGCACTGTCACCTTCTCACCAAAGAGAGTATTGCAATTATATAGCAGAAGCAAAACGAGATGCCACAAAAGTCTCTAGGCTAGAAAAAATCAAACCTATGATTATTGAATCCAAAGGTTTGCACGACAAGTACAAAAACTGTTAAACTAAAAAAGCGGTTATAAATTAATATAACCGCTTTTAGTATTAATAGCTTACATAAAACTATTCAATAACTATCTTTTTAATACCACTACTAGATTCAGCTACTACCCTAACCAAATAAGCTCCAGAGCTTAATCCAGTAATTGATATTCCATTTTTAGCTTCTTCTGTTGTCACATCTTTAAACGAAACAACTTGTTGACCCAACATATTTATTAAACTAATGGATTTAATGTCTTCTTTTAATCCACTAATTACTAATAAGTCTTTGGTGTTATTAAAGAAAACTGTGACTCCATCTCCTAACAGTAAATCATCAGTAGATAAAACTGTTTGCTCTTTAAACACAACTTCAAATCTATCATTAAAGCTACCTGCTTGACTTGTAAATGTGAAGTCTGATTGTCTGATATCATGAAAAGTATTTGTATAATTATCTTTAATAAATACATCTTGATCAGAATCAAAATCAACAAAACCACCTATACTTATTGTAAAAGACTGATTAGTTGAAGCGCTAAAAATTAACGGTATTACTTTATTTGGTGTTATTGGACTATACGCTTGCATAACCATTGGTATGTCATTTAAAACCAAGTTTAAATCATCATTTTTAAAAGATTCACTTCTTGCATCGTAACCATAATCAAATGTATCAGTAGTGTTGTTGCTAAATCCTAAAACTAATTCTCTTGTTGCTCCATTTTCTGCATTCATAAATAGCCTAAACTTACTTATTGTAGTATCAGAATTATCAGAATCTGAGTTTGATTGGTTGTTTGTTGTTCTAAAGAATACTGATCCAGCATAAAATGATCCGTTTGCATCTGCTTCTTTAACAAATACACGTTGAGAATTATTGAATTCAATAGTTCCATCAGCAACCACTTCAGTAATAAAACCTTGTCCTACAGGCAAATATCTTGTTGCAGATAATGTACCGTCTTGAGCAGAACTATCTATGCCTCCTTCTATGCCAACAAATTGATATGCATCTACAGATGCAAGTTTATTCACTACAGCATACCCACCATTATAGTCGGATAAGTTGTGAGAACTACCACTCCATTGTTGCCATAATTTAATACTTCCATCTATTACACCTGCATTATCATCTATAAATTTAAAAAGATCTATAGCAGAAGGATAAGGGTTTCCTAACAAGTATTCTGTTTTTGTATAACCACCAGCTTGAGTTGGATCAGAGCCTGGTCCACCTACATCTACAGCATTAATATGAATAACGCCGTTATTCGGTTTACCTTTAAATATATATTGTTGTTCTGTTCCCATTCCTGTACCTTTTTGAGTATACCCAGTACCAGCAGGTATTACATCTGATGGACTAATGTGTGACCAATCATAATAGGACACTCCATTAATAAAATCGTATAACCAATAAGTACTTATACTACCATTTGCATGATAAGCATTAGTAAATGATACAGGACTTTCATCTCCATATTGTAAATTATTTAATGAATATCCAATATTATTTACATTATTGAAGGCATTATTATCTGTTAATGAAGATGCTGATGAGTTACTTACTGGTGAGCTAAAATAGTTGTACCAATAAACGCTTGATGTCCCTTCTTGTCTTCTTAAGATTTCTCCTGTACTAGAAGTTACTAAATCACTCTGGATCCCTTGTATTAACTGAGAATCATCTTTTAAATCAATAGTACCATCTAAACCTAAATACCAACTATTAACAATCTCATTATCATTATTGACAGTTATTTTTTTATTTGGACTTACAAGTAATCCTAGTGTGTTAAATGACTTATCAACAATAATATCATGATCCACTTGTATAATTGCATTTCCTGAATCACTTAATTCATCTAAATTCCATACATCACCATATAACCAACTATTAACGTTGTTAATATTGCCTGCTCCAGAAGTTCTGTATGGCATTGGAGCGGTTTGTTCTTGATAAGTTGTTATATTATTTAAGTAAAGAGTGTTACCATTACCCGAATAATCTGTAGTTCTTCCTCCTACAATATCTGTCATTGGGTAGTAGGCTTTTAAGTTAGACCAAGAAATAGTTAATGAAGTGTTTTTATCCACAATCGTTTTAGGGATAATTAATCCTGATACACTTCCAGAGTTTTCTTCAATTTCTTGATGCATAATTTTTTTCATCTGGTCTTCTGATAAGGTAACATCAAAAACTCGAATTTCATCAATACATCCTTTAAAATACCCTGAATTATCATAAGGTCCTTTTCCAACATTAAAACTAACGTCTTCTGTTATTAAAGGATTTTTTAAATCTGCATGACTACTAGTGCCCAAAAGTTGCCCGTCCACATAAACTTTTAAATTATTTGATGGCAAAGAACTATCAAAAATTAGTGCTATGTGATACCAAATATTTGAATCCAAAATAACATCTGTTGAAAAATCAGCATTCACATTATTGACTTCTACAATTAGTTTTCTTGTGGCATCAACTTCAATATTTAAAGCACCTTGACTTAACACATATCCACTATTAGCAAAAGATGGGTCTAATTTTACCCAAGCCATAATAGTTGATTTAGAATAACCTCCAACATTTAAATTACTATCTAAATAATCATCTACTCCATCGAAATCTAAAGTTGATGCTGAGTCAGAGAATAAACAATAATTTGCTGGAATTTCAAGCTCATAATCCTGTATTGAACAATTGCCTGAATCATCTGTTATAGTAAAAACAAAGGTGGTATTTGTATTGTTAAATGGTCCCAATATTAACGGTGTTCCGTATGTACCAGTTCCAGATATATCTCCTGTAACAGTATAAGAAGCTCCTAATCTAGATCCTTCTGGATTTATGGAAATGTTAAAACCATCGTCTGTAGAGTCTTTAGGTGTACCGTTATCATCACATACAATATTTACATTTGGATTTTCTAAATAGCATCTAAGTAAACCAAAATCATTTGATTTTGAGCAATTTCCAAAACTTCCTGGAGCAAAAGTAGCTACTTCAATATTATCAGTACTGAATATATAACCAGATGGCAAAGTGGAAGTATCTACTTCCATTACAATATCTTCACCACTTACTTTATATCTAATTACTATATCATCAAAAAAGAAATATTCATCACTAGCAGTATAGCCATTTACTACAGCTCTAATGGTTGTTGTAGCTGTTAGTTTATCTGCGTCTATTGCTAGTCCATTAATTGTAGAACTTATAAAATCGTTAGCTTTAAAAAATAAGGTTTGACAGTTAGTAAAAGAATTGTTGTCACAAATTTGTATAGTGATATCATCAGAAGCATCTATTTTTCCTCTTTCTAATACTTTAAAAGAAATATTTGCTTCTGTTACACCAGATAAGTTTACGCTTCTGTAAGCAGAAACATTATCATGCATTCTAAGTCGCTTTTTACTCCCCCAAATTTGTACGTCACCTGAGGCACTATTGGAGTCATCCCCAACTTCTGTCCAATTTGTTGACCATCCATTTCCTCCACTATAATTGTTAGAATCAAAACTATCTGAAATTTCTACATTATAATTTGGAGACTCAAAGTAATAAAAACCGTCTTCTTTAGTTGTCACTTGAGTAAACAATACGTCTGTACCAGCATCTATTAATCCATTGGTGTTTATATCATCATAAATATTTATATCAATATTTCCAATTCCAATATCATCATTATTGACGGTATCTTCGTTTAAATCAAAAAAGACTTGACCATAAATAATATTTTTATTTCCTGGTGTTGGACAATCTGCAACATTTACAGTTACTAGAGCAGTATCACACGTTCCTGGAAACTCTAAAGAACAAATATTGTATTCAAAAGTATCTTCGCCAATAAAACCAGTATTAGGTGTATACGTGATTGTACCGTCGTCATTTACAATTAAAGTACCATTTTGAGGTTGTATTAACCCATCTGTAGTAATTGAAGTTAAATCTATATTTGTTAAAAACTGCGTGTCATTATAGGAGACATTTACATTAATTGGTGTTTCAAATAACGCATAAGCATTATCATTATTTGCAAAAACTAGCGCTTTTAAACACAATGGTTGCATTGTTGTACCAACGTCCAAGGATCCAGTACCAGCACCACTTGCTGCTATACCAGCATCTTGACCAAAAACTGAAAATATTTTTGTACCATCACAAGTAAATACCGCTAGTCCACTTTGGTCATTGTCTGCATTTAGCGTATCAAATATTTGAGTATAATTTAGCGCATTTAAAGTTCGTGATTCATCATAAGGAATGTTACATGGGCTTAAAGCTGCGCTGGAGTCTGTTAAATCTCCATCATATTTTATGTATATAGTTGTATTACTTGTTGGTGTCACCCAAACTGGATTATAGTTATTTTGAAAATCCAAAGTACCAGGAGCCCAAGCAATAGCAGCAAAATCTGTTAATCGTTCTTCTGATATTAAATTAAAAGCCCAATCGTAAGCTTGTCCGCTTGAATCTGAATCAACTACTTCACTTGCAACATAAGATGACCCATCTTGACTTTTAAATTTATATCCTGAATTATCACTTAAACTTATGGATGAAGATGATTTTGCAGGAATAGTTATTGTTCCGTTATTACTGTTAGAATTCCAATCTATAGCAATACTTCTATTTAAACTGTTATAAAAATAAACCACAGCTGGAGCTGCACTATTAGTAGTAGGAACTGGTGAATAATATGTATCTGAATAAAATTTTGAAGGATATATATTTATTTGACGTGTACCAAAACAATCTTTAGCTCCAAAAAACAAATCAACTCCTACTGGTAAATCACTTGTAATAATTGCTCCAGATTGCACGCCACCATCAACAAACATAACTTCTCCTTCATCTAAGTTATCTGTAACATCGACAACTCCATCATTATCCAAGTCCACATTAACAGTAGTACCGTTCTCTGAAGCTCTAACAAATAAAGCTGTATATATAAATTCTTGTCCTAAATCTTCACCAAAAGGAACTGTAAAGGAAGTTCCAAACTTATCAATACTGTAAACATCTGTTTTAGCTAATTGCACCTCAAATCTGTCAATATCTCCTGCAATAGCAGACATCGCAATATCATTAGATGTCACAATTTTATCTCTTCCATCATAAACAATAGTAGATGAATTTCTAGGATTATAGTTATAAGTGTTCTCTAAAACAATATCTCCTCCAGAAGGAATATAATCCGTAGAGTAATTAGGCGAAGTACCATTTGTAATATCCTCATCTCCCCAAACTTGCGTTGTTGCTTGTACTGGGTTATTAATGTCAACTTCATAACCATCTTCCCAGTGATCATAAACTATAACTGTACCTGGATAAGGACTTTTTATACTTACAATTCTATTGACCTCATTTGTAACAGGAAGATTACATACTGCTGTATTAGTATTTCCAGAATTATTAAAAGCTGTTCTTAAATCGTCGTCAGAAAAAGGCACATAATAGACTTGTTCTTGTACTGCTTGTATACAAGGATCTATATAATTCTCATCAACATCTATAGTTACTGTGGCTGTATCACATAAAGGTATTGGTAATGTTGTATCACAAATTTCATATGAAAATGTATCAGTACCAAAAAAGTTACCATTAGGTGAATAAATAATATTACCAGAACTATCTATACTTACACTTCCATCCATTGGTTGGGTTGTAATAACTAATGATGAGCTATCAATATTATCATCTCCATCTGTATCATTATCTAAAACATCAATCGATACTGATTCTCCTTGAATTACTGTAGCAAAATCATCTTGTGCTACAGGATTACAATTGGGACCACACATATATAGTCCAAAATTGTTATTACAATCTCTCTGACCTATATTGTTAAAAGATACAGCAATTGTACTTGCTGATGTTTTTGTCATACCAGAAGGTATAGTTGCATCATCAAGACTTACTATTAAATTTTCGTAAAAACCACCACCTAAAGCTAAATCTAGATTTACATTATCAAAATACAAATAATTACTTCTTTCTTCTCCTATACTACCACTACCTAAAAATCGAATGTAAGTACTTCCTCCAATAACCGATGATACATCATAAGAATAATTTTGTTCTGCATCAGAAAAAGAGATGTTATCTATAGTAGTAAAATTAGTTCCATCTGAAGATATTTGAACATTGACTGAAAAATTTTGTCCACTTGAAGAGTTAATATTTTTGGTGAAATCAAATGAAAGAGTTCCTGAAGCATAACTGGATGTAGTTATTAACCTTACTACACCATCTCCGTTTATGTTAGATCCGTCTTCTGCATATCTACCAAATCTTAATTTATTGTTATCAACCCTAACATTTCCAGAAGTTACTCCACTTTCACCCAATTCTTGCCAATTGTTATCCCAATTGATTGATCCATTATTTCCAGACCACGATGTAGCATCAAAGTTATCAGCAACGTTATCGTAAGTAAATAATTCGGGAGCTACTAAAGTATAGTTACCTGTGGCATCAGATATATCAGAATCTATTAAAACATCTTCCGAATCTAAAATACCATTAACATTAACATCTTGATACAGATTAACACCTATATTTTGTATGGTAGGCTCAATTCCGCTTTTATTACCATTTTGATTTAAGTCATTAAAAACTAAACCGTAAACGGTGTTTTGATTTGGAATAACTGATCCACATTGCGCAGTTAATTTTTGTGCACAAAAAAGCGCACAAACAACTATGGTTAATAAAATTTTCTTCATTTGTAGGTTATA is a window of Olleya sp. YS DNA encoding:
- a CDS encoding DUF2795 domain-containing protein — encoded protein: MYWTLELASYLSDAPWPATKDELIDYAIRTGAPLEVVENLQSIEDEGDSYDSIEEIWPDYPTDEDYLWNEDEY
- the secA gene encoding preprotein translocase subunit SecA, which translates into the protein MSFLNSVLKVFVGDKSKQDVKSITPIVDKIKTFETALEALSHDQLRAKTAEFKAIIAEAREPYYTKIETLKTEAEATEDIDQREDIYQEIDKIKEDAYKVTEDVLNQILPEAFAVVKETAKRFKDNTTITVTANEFDRSLSGDKDFITLDGDQAVWSNSWDAAGKAITWDMVHYDVQLIGGVAMHQGKIAEMQTGEGKTLVATLPVYLNALAGNGVHLVTVNDYLAKRDSAWMAPIFNFHGLSIDCIDYHQPNSDARRKAYNADITYGTNNEFGFDYLRDNMAHAPGDLVQRPHHYAIVDEVDSVLIDDARTPLIISGPIPKGDEHEFTELKPKVENIVAVQRKYLTQVLVQAKKLIAEGDTKEGGFQLLRVYRGIPKNKALIKFLSEEGVKQILQKTENFYMQDNNREMPKVDAELYYVIEEKTNQIELTDKGVEFLSGKDNPNFFVMPEIGVEIAKIEAQGLSKEEEADAKEDLFRDFGVKSERIHTLNQLLKAYALFEKDTQYVVMDNKVMIVDEQTGRIMDGRRYSDGLHQAIEAKENVKIEDATQTFATVTLQNYFRMYKKLSGMTGTAVTEAGEFWEIYKLDVVEIPTNRPIARDDRQDLVYKTKREKYNAVIDEVTKLSQQGRPVLIGTTSVEISELLGKMLSIRKVPHNVLNAKQHKKEAEIVDQAGKAGQVTIATNMAGRGTDIKLSDEVKAAGGLAIIGTERHDSRRVDRQLRGRAGRQGDPGSSQFYVSLEDNLMRLFGSDRIAKMMDRMGLKEGEVIQHSMISKSIERAQKKVEENQFGVRKRLLEYDDVMNSQREVVYKRRYHALFGERLRVDLANMIYDTSEGIAETNKEANDFKNFEFELIRYFSMSSHISEEEFNKLSALEVAQTIYKSAFTHYKQKMERNAEIAFPVIENVYLNQRDKYKRIVVPFTDGVKNLQVVTDLEKAYETKGKQLVTDFEKNISLAIIDDAWKTHLRKMDELKQSVQLAVHEQKDPLLIYKFEAFELFKSMIDQVNKDVISFLFKGELPTETTNAISEAREVRKKENLQTQKDEIPNMDERAAQSRAAGNTQRQQQVVETIVRDQPKIGRNDRVTIKHVMSGENKTLKYKQAEPLIAKGEWVLVNE
- a CDS encoding DUF1801 domain-containing protein, translating into MKKVYSVEEYIENNAHFKDALETLRELLLSTNLEESIKWSAPVYSYQGKNVVGLGAFKNHFCLWFFNGVFLKDEQNLLYNAQEGKTKALRQLRFTAIDDINKPIVLAYIKEAIDNQKLGKELKPVRATKKDVVIPTELKDELKNNTELNAAFKALSPSHQREYCNYIAEAKRDATKVSRLEKIKPMIIESKGLHDKYKNC
- a CDS encoding Ig-like domain-containing protein; this translates as MKKILLTIVVCALFCAQKLTAQCGSVIPNQNTVYGLVFNDLNQNGNKSGIEPTIQNIGVNLYQDVNVNGILDSEDVLIDSDISDATGNYTLVAPELFTYDNVADNFDATSWSGNNGSINWDNNWQELGESGVTSGNVRVDNNKLRFGRYAEDGSNINGDGVVRLITTSSYASGTLSFDFTKNINSSSGQNFSVNVQISSDGTNFTTIDNISFSDAEQNYSYDVSSVIGGSTYIRFLGSGSIGEERSNYLYFDNVNLDLALGGGFYENLIVSLDDATIPSGMTKTSASTIAVSFNNIGQRDCNNNFGLYMCGPNCNPVAQDDFATVIQGESVSIDVLDNDTDGDDNIDSSSLVITTQPMDGSVSIDSSGNIIYSPNGNFFGTDTFSYEICDTTLPIPLCDTATVTIDVDENYIDPCIQAVQEQVYYVPFSDDDLRTAFNNSGNTNTAVCNLPVTNEVNRIVSIKSPYPGTVIVYDHWEDGYEVDINNPVQATTQVWGDEDITNGTSPNYSTDYIPSGGDIVLENTYNYNPRNSSTIVYDGRDKIVTSNDIAMSAIAGDIDRFEVQLAKTDVYSIDKFGTSFTVPFGEDLGQEFIYTALFVRASENGTTVNVDLDNDGVVDVTDNLDEGEVMFVDGGVQSGAIITSDLPVGVDLFFGAKDCFGTRQINIYPSKFYSDTYYSPVPTTNSAAPAVVYFYNSLNRSIAIDWNSNSNNGTITIPAKSSSSISLSDNSGYKFKSQDGSSYVASEVVDSDSSGQAYDWAFNLISEERLTDFAAIAWAPGTLDFQNNYNPVWVTPTSNTTIYIKYDGDLTDSSAALSPCNIPYDESRTLNALNYTQIFDTLNADNDQSGLAVFTCDGTKIFSVFGQDAGIAASGAGTGSLDVGTTMQPLCLKALVFANNDNAYALFETPINVNVSYNDTQFLTNIDLTSITTDGLIQPQNGTLIVNDDGTITYTPNTGFIGEDTFEYNICSLEFPGTCDTALVTVNVADCPTPGNKNIIYGQVFFDLNEDTVNNDDIGIGNIDINIYDDINTNGLIDAGTDVLFTQVTTKEDGFYYFESPNYNVEISDSFDSNNYSGGNGWSTNWTEVGDDSNSASGDVQIWGSKKRLRMHDNVSAYRSVNLSGVTEANISFKVLERGKIDASDDITIQICDNNSFTNCQTLFFKANDFISSTINGLAIDADKLTATTTIRAVVNGYTASDEYFFFDDIVIRYKVSGEDIVMEVDTSTLPSGYIFSTDNIEVATFAPGSFGNCSKSNDFGLLRCYLENPNVNIVCDDNGTPKDSTDDGFNISINPEGSRLGASYTVTGDISGTGTYGTPLILGPFNNTNTTFVFTITDDSGNCSIQDYELEIPANYCLFSDSASTLDFDGVDDYLDSNLNVGGYSKSTIMAWVKLDPSFANSGYVLSQGALNIEVDATRKLIVEVNNVNADFSTDVILDSNIWYHIALIFDSSLPSNNLKVYVDGQLLGTSSHADLKNPLITEDVSFNVGKGPYDNSGYFKGCIDEIRVFDVTLSEDQMKKIMHQEIEENSGSVSGLIIPKTIVDKNTSLTISWSNLKAYYPMTDIVGGRTTDYSGNGNTLYLNNITTYQEQTAPMPYRTSGAGNINNVNSWLYGDVWNLDELSDSGNAIIQVDHDIIVDKSFNTLGLLVSPNKKITVNNDNEIVNSWYLGLDGTIDLKDDSQLIQGIQSDLVTSSTGEILRRQEGTSSVYWYNYFSSPVSNSSASSLTDNNAFNNVNNIGYSLNNLQYGDESPVSFTNAYHANGSISTYWLYDFINGVSYYDWSHISPSDVIPAGTGYTQKGTGMGTEQQYIFKGKPNNGVIHINAVDVGGPGSDPTQAGGYTKTEYLLGNPYPSAIDLFKFIDDNAGVIDGSIKLWQQWSGSSHNLSDYNGGYAVVNKLASVDAYQFVGIEGGIDSSAQDGTLSATRYLPVGQGFITEVVADGTIEFNNSQRVFVKEADANGSFYAGSVFFRTTNNQSNSDSDNSDTTISKFRLFMNAENGATRELVLGFSNNTTDTFDYGYDARSESFKNDDLNLVLNDIPMVMQAYSPITPNKVIPLIFSASTNQSFTISIGGFVDFDSDQDVFIKDNYTNTFHDIRQSDFTFTSQAGSFNDRFEVVFKEQTVLSTDDLLLGDGVTVFFNNTKDLLVISGLKEDIKSISLINMLGQQVVSFKDVTTEEAKNGISITGLSSGAYLVRVVAESSSGIKKIVIE